A region from the Nocardia terpenica genome encodes:
- a CDS encoding inositol monophosphatase family protein, producing MDIQRICRTPDAGGTEIRCEGQGLGLVDGGSGELGGESGDQGHQPAGGSLGGQVGGDGALAAGASDPGCEVVQDLPLMGGDGYGDLVVMECCADGADEPGGANPMPVVRQIAAVVVPSNPSAANLVRAASMICNLRCWCHFSSTVLAVGPFVAALRELMAANVRKMRSPAVDPDLLDFAIALADRAGRLAADRFFTTDLAVATKPDGSAVTDADRAVENLIRTELRQRFADDEIYGEEDGTTPGTSGRSWVIDPIDGTTYFAHRIPLFSTRLACYDEHGPAIGVINEPIAQRMVFAGRGLGCRIRTGGRETAPILRHTNDLADARVEIVNPSRWPGDLLMTLHRNVKITGYLGGVAGGLLTGLIDAIVIGGTEQGYEDLAPLPVIVEEAGCVVTDLDGGPLLSGPGSAVISTRPLHGRLLEIIRPTRPARRGV from the coding sequence GTGGATATTCAGCGGATCTGTCGAACGCCGGATGCGGGCGGGACTGAGATCCGGTGCGAGGGGCAAGGTTTGGGGTTGGTCGACGGAGGAAGCGGTGAGTTGGGGGGCGAATCCGGCGATCAGGGCCATCAGCCAGCGGGCGGTTCGTTGGGCGGACAGGTCGGTGGGGATGGTGCCTTGGCGGCGGGGGCGTCGGACCCAGGTTGTGAGGTTGTCCAGGATCTGCCGTTGATGGGTGGCGACGGCTATGGCGATTTGGTCGTGATGGAGTGCTGCGCCGACGGTGCGGATGAACCCGGGGGCGCGAACCCGATGCCGGTGGTCCGGCAGATCGCCGCGGTGGTGGTGCCGTCGAATCCGTCGGCGGCGAACCTGGTCAGGGCGGCATCGATGATCTGCAATCTGCGCTGCTGGTGCCACTTCTCGTCGACTGTCCTTGCCGTGGGCCCATTCGTCGCGGCCCTCCGCGAACTCATGGCGGCTAACGTGCGGAAGATGCGCTCACCCGCCGTGGATCCGGATCTCCTGGACTTCGCCATCGCCCTTGCCGACAGGGCCGGACGTCTGGCCGCCGATCGATTCTTCACCACGGACCTTGCCGTTGCGACAAAGCCCGACGGCTCTGCGGTGACCGATGCCGACCGTGCCGTCGAGAACCTCATTCGCACCGAACTTCGGCAACGGTTCGCCGACGACGAGATCTACGGCGAAGAGGACGGAACCACGCCGGGGACGTCCGGGCGGAGTTGGGTCATCGATCCGATCGACGGGACCACTTACTTCGCCCACCGCATCCCGCTGTTCAGTACCAGGCTGGCCTGCTATGACGAGCACGGCCCGGCCATCGGCGTCATCAACGAGCCGATCGCGCAGCGGATGGTCTTCGCGGGCAGGGGATTAGGCTGTCGGATCAGGACCGGCGGCCGAGAGACCGCGCCGATTCTGCGGCACACCAACGACCTTGCCGACGCCCGCGTCGAGATCGTCAACCCCAGCCGCTGGCCCGGTGACCTGCTGATGACCCTGCATCGGAACGTGAAGATCACCGGCTACCTCGGTGGGGTCGCGGGTGGGCTTCTCACCGGCCTGATCGATGCGATCGTGATCGGCGGAACCGAGCAGGGTTACGAAGACCTCGCGCCCCTGCCGGTGATCGTCGAAGAGGCGGGCTGCGTGGTCACCGACCTCGACGGCGGCCCCCTCCTGTCCGGGCCGGGCTCAGCCGTGATCAGCACCCGCCCTCTGCACGGCCGATTGCTGGAAATCATCCGCCCAACCCGGCCTGCTCGCCGGGGGGTTTGA
- a CDS encoding SDR family NAD(P)-dependent oxidoreductase, translated as MNLRDARVLLTGATGGIGHALAIDLAARSGEVVLTGRRTELLEPLAEKLHGRAIPADLTDRDAIEDLLKVAGEIDVLVANAALPATGLLTDYSIGEIDRALDVNLRAPIVMAKLAGQRMAARRHGHLVFISSLSGKTASGQASLYNATKFGMRGFALALREDMRPHNVGVSTVFPGYISDAGMFADSGATLPRGIGTRTPRDVARATIRAIEKDLAEVDVAPLSLRLIALFGGVAPGSSAATQRLLGASKITEQLAEGQRYKR; from the coding sequence ATGAACCTGCGCGACGCACGAGTGTTGTTGACCGGGGCCACCGGCGGAATCGGGCACGCGCTGGCGATCGACCTGGCCGCTCGCAGCGGGGAAGTGGTACTCACCGGACGCCGGACCGAACTGCTCGAGCCGCTGGCCGAGAAGCTGCATGGACGGGCCATCCCCGCCGACCTGACCGACCGCGACGCGATCGAGGACCTTCTGAAAGTGGCGGGCGAGATCGATGTGCTTGTGGCCAATGCCGCGCTGCCGGCAACGGGCCTGCTGACCGACTACTCCATCGGCGAGATCGACCGCGCGCTCGATGTCAACCTCCGCGCTCCCATCGTGATGGCGAAGCTAGCCGGGCAGCGCATGGCTGCTCGGCGCCACGGTCACCTGGTCTTCATTTCCTCCCTGTCCGGAAAGACCGCCTCCGGGCAGGCATCCCTATACAACGCCACCAAGTTCGGAATGCGCGGCTTCGCCCTCGCGCTCCGCGAGGACATGCGGCCGCACAACGTCGGCGTCTCTACCGTGTTCCCCGGCTACATCAGCGACGCGGGCATGTTCGCCGACTCCGGCGCCACCCTGCCCCGCGGAATCGGCACCCGTACGCCCCGGGATGTGGCACGCGCGACCATACGAGCTATCGAGAAAGATCTCGCCGAGGTGGACGTGGCGCCGCTGAGCCTGCGCCTGATTGCCCTGTTCGGCGGCGTTGCCCCCGGCTCGTCCGCCGCCACCCAGCGTCTGCTCGGAGCCAGCAAGATCACCGAACAACTCGCCGAAGGCCAGCGCTACAAACGCTGA